One window from the genome of Echinicola vietnamensis DSM 17526 encodes:
- a CDS encoding glycoside hydrolase family 43 protein has translation MMNPNFLKGVVLGLFMVMGCSQAAKAQWKVRENIPLDSIRLSDPCILADQKTNMYYMTGTGGWLWKSEDLKRWTGPFRVAEASEIPWAGERPAIWAAELHAYKGKYYYFATFTNQETIIDTVDGTEVPRRASHVLVSDQPDGPYEPVGEEDYLPEDWATLDGTFWEEDGIPYMVFCHEWLQAGDGTMEMIQLKPDLSGSIGESKLLFLASESPWSRRRVDGKVLPNQVTDGPYLFRTATGRLGMIWTSWVFEAYTQGVAYSESGKLEGPWVQEEEPITPPNFGHGMLFQTFEGNWLMVAHSHREENGRYIRIPNLFEIDLSGGELEVLGPYR, from the coding sequence ATGATGAATCCAAATTTTCTAAAAGGAGTGGTCTTGGGGTTGTTCATGGTCATGGGCTGTAGTCAGGCGGCTAAGGCCCAATGGAAAGTCCGTGAGAATATCCCACTGGATTCCATTCGACTAAGCGATCCGTGTATACTGGCAGATCAAAAAACGAACATGTACTATATGACCGGTACGGGCGGGTGGCTTTGGAAGAGCGAAGACCTCAAGCGGTGGACTGGTCCTTTCCGAGTGGCAGAAGCCAGTGAAATTCCGTGGGCAGGAGAGCGCCCGGCCATCTGGGCAGCGGAGTTGCATGCTTATAAAGGGAAGTACTATTATTTTGCCACATTTACCAATCAAGAAACCATCATTGATACGGTGGATGGTACAGAAGTGCCTCGGCGAGCCAGTCATGTATTGGTTAGTGATCAGCCGGATGGACCCTATGAGCCGGTTGGAGAAGAAGATTACCTGCCTGAGGATTGGGCCACGCTGGACGGGACGTTTTGGGAGGAAGACGGGATTCCGTATATGGTCTTTTGTCACGAATGGCTCCAAGCGGGCGATGGGACGATGGAGATGATCCAGCTCAAGCCTGACCTGAGCGGATCGATCGGCGAGAGCAAATTATTATTCCTGGCCAGTGAATCCCCGTGGAGTCGCCGGCGTGTGGATGGAAAGGTGCTGCCCAATCAAGTGACCGATGGCCCTTACCTTTTCCGGACAGCGACTGGCCGACTGGGCATGATCTGGACAAGCTGGGTGTTTGAAGCGTATACTCAAGGAGTGGCCTATTCGGAAAGTGGCAAGCTGGAAGGACCGTGGGTTCAGGAAGAAGAACCGATTACTCCCCCTAATTTTGGCCATGGCATGTTGTTTCAGACTTTTGAAGGAAACTGGCTTATGGTAGCCCACAGTCATCGGGAAGAAAATGGCCGCTATATCCGAATCCCTAATTTGTTTGAAATAGACTTGAGTGGAGGTGAATTGGAGGTTTTAGGGCCGTATAGATAA
- a CDS encoding glycoside hydrolase family 43 protein, with product MKINLKDRMNLSKRLLLNLLLLFLGSALYAQEGDYYHHLTAKGNPLFTHKYTADPAALVVGDTLWLYIGHDFEGGQKGYKLKDWLVFSTNDMANWTEHPVPLKIEDFAWAKSGDAYAGHVAERNGKYYWYISTNWTGIGVAVADNPAGPFKDALGKPLLTNEDCFASDHSWACIDPAIFTDDDGQPWIFWGNGECYYAKLKDNMVEIDGEIKQVNFDGFVFEEAPWIHKKDGIYYLTYASGFPEKIAYATASTIEGPWEYQGILNEIAGNSNTNHQSIVAFKDHWYFIYHNGGMQRGGTSFSRSVCIDPLYYNFDGTLKRVQMTTEGIKPLY from the coding sequence ATGAAAATAAACCTAAAAGACCGTATGAATTTATCCAAACGCCTATTGCTTAATTTACTGCTTCTATTTTTGGGAAGTGCTCTTTATGCCCAAGAAGGCGATTACTATCATCATCTGACCGCTAAGGGCAATCCCCTTTTTACGCACAAATACACGGCAGATCCAGCGGCATTGGTGGTGGGGGACACCCTGTGGCTCTACATCGGTCATGACTTTGAAGGAGGCCAAAAAGGCTATAAATTGAAGGACTGGCTGGTGTTTTCGACCAATGATATGGCGAATTGGACTGAGCATCCAGTGCCACTTAAAATCGAGGATTTTGCTTGGGCCAAAAGTGGGGATGCCTATGCAGGGCATGTCGCCGAGCGCAATGGTAAGTACTATTGGTATATCAGTACCAATTGGACGGGCATTGGCGTGGCGGTAGCCGATAATCCTGCGGGACCGTTTAAGGACGCATTGGGGAAGCCTTTGTTGACGAATGAGGATTGTTTTGCCTCGGATCATTCTTGGGCTTGCATTGACCCGGCCATCTTCACGGATGACGATGGGCAGCCCTGGATCTTTTGGGGCAACGGGGAGTGCTATTATGCCAAGCTTAAGGACAATATGGTGGAGATTGACGGGGAAATCAAACAAGTGAATTTTGATGGTTTTGTTTTTGAGGAGGCTCCGTGGATTCATAAAAAAGACGGGATATATTATTTAACCTACGCGTCTGGTTTTCCAGAAAAAATTGCCTACGCTACTGCGTCGACCATCGAAGGACCTTGGGAGTATCAGGGCATCCTAAACGAAATCGCTGGAAACAGCAATACCAATCACCAGTCCATTGTAGCATTTAAAGACCACTGGTATTTCATTTACCATAATGGCGGCATGCAGCGTGGAGGCACCAGCTTCAGTCGGTCGGTATGCATTGACCCGTTGTACTACAATTTTGACGGTACCCTTAAGCGAGTGCAGATGACGACTGAAGGAATAAAACCATTATACTGA
- a CDS encoding glycoside hydrolase family 43 protein, which yields MDHLYSSMNNKAMVIIMALVAIVACTPNVEPYEGYLFAYFEGGGEADQQEQIRFAVSADAVNWQALNGNQPVLASSAISQTGGVRDPHILRGTDDGKFYMVGTDMFTKKDGWDHNPGIVLLHSPDLIDWEHAWVDLEASYPEQFKDVKWVWAPQVIFDKAVGKYLVYFTVRFYYDDRLDFYSAYANEDFTGFEAVPQLMFKTKYGAIDGDIVEKDGVYHLFYKGHTRNKEGEEIKNGIQQATSTSLQGPWKEDFKYLDIYAGKPTRVEGSSVFKLNGKELYFLMYDLYSDHRYEYQRSTDLNHFSDTTGGFTKDFYPRHGSVISITKAEARRLHDKWGGVPPELLEK from the coding sequence ATGGACCATTTATATAGCTCCATGAATAATAAGGCAATGGTGATCATCATGGCTTTAGTGGCCATTGTCGCCTGTACACCGAATGTTGAACCTTACGAAGGATACCTCTTTGCTTATTTTGAGGGGGGTGGAGAGGCCGATCAGCAGGAACAGATCCGTTTTGCAGTCAGTGCGGATGCGGTGAATTGGCAGGCGTTAAATGGCAATCAACCTGTTCTTGCTTCCTCAGCAATATCCCAAACTGGTGGCGTCCGCGATCCCCACATCCTCAGAGGCACTGATGACGGGAAATTTTACATGGTGGGAACAGACATGTTTACCAAAAAAGATGGCTGGGATCATAATCCAGGCATCGTCCTGTTGCATTCACCGGACTTGATCGATTGGGAGCATGCTTGGGTAGATTTGGAAGCTAGCTATCCGGAGCAGTTTAAGGATGTCAAATGGGTGTGGGCGCCCCAGGTGATTTTTGATAAGGCCGTCGGCAAATATTTGGTTTATTTTACAGTTCGTTTTTATTACGATGATCGCTTGGATTTTTATAGTGCCTATGCCAACGAGGATTTTACGGGCTTTGAGGCGGTGCCCCAGCTGATGTTCAAGACAAAGTATGGTGCGATTGACGGGGACATTGTGGAAAAAGACGGTGTTTATCATTTGTTTTACAAAGGGCATACCCGAAATAAGGAAGGGGAAGAAATAAAAAATGGCATCCAGCAAGCCACTAGCACCTCGCTCCAAGGGCCATGGAAAGAAGATTTTAAGTATTTGGATATTTATGCAGGAAAGCCCACAAGGGTGGAAGGATCCTCTGTGTTTAAGTTAAATGGAAAGGAATTGTATTTTCTCATGTATGATTTGTATTCGGACCATCGATATGAGTATCAGCGTAGTACTGACCTGAACCATTTTTCCGATACGACGGGGGGTTTTACCAAGGATTTCTATCCCCGACATGGTAGTGTGATCAGCATTACCAAAGCGGAAGCCCGGCGTCTACATGACAAATGGGGAGGAGTACCACCTGAATTGCTGGAAAAGTAG
- a CDS encoding glycoside hydrolase family 43 protein: MNISLMRLFWLVWCVITLFGTFSCSTKEQAGHVVNLKYSPREAEMKAYLMVYFKDDDHSLHMALSNDGYRFTDVNGGTAVIAGDTIAEQKGIRDPHIYRGPDGTFYLAMTDLHIFAKRDGWRDTEWQRPGEEFGWGNNRGFVLMKSSDLIHWDKAQVRLPDAFSGYDSIGCAWAPETTYDKEEEKLMLYYTMRWGNGQNKMYYSYVNDGYDSLLTPPKPLFEYPKEVSFIDADITKVGDQYHMFYTPHDGIPGIKQAVSHAINKDYQYDSTWYDSEPEASEAPNVWKRIGEERWVLMYDIYGIQPHNFGFRETSDFIHFDDLGHFNDGIMKATNFSSPKHGAVVHLTGPEAENLAAHWGLEMDFD, from the coding sequence ATGAATATCTCCCTAATGCGCCTTTTTTGGTTAGTGTGGTGTGTCATTACCTTATTCGGTACTTTTTCATGTTCTACTAAAGAGCAGGCGGGCCATGTAGTGAATTTGAAGTATTCCCCACGAGAGGCGGAGATGAAAGCTTACCTGATGGTTTATTTTAAAGATGACGACCACAGCCTGCACATGGCCCTCAGCAATGATGGTTATCGCTTCACGGATGTCAATGGAGGCACTGCGGTGATTGCGGGGGATACCATTGCAGAGCAAAAGGGGATCAGGGATCCTCATATTTATCGGGGGCCAGATGGGACCTTTTACTTGGCCATGACCGATTTACACATTTTTGCGAAGAGAGATGGATGGCGAGATACCGAATGGCAGCGGCCCGGAGAGGAATTCGGCTGGGGAAATAACCGTGGGTTTGTACTGATGAAATCTTCCGATCTTATTCATTGGGACAAAGCACAGGTACGATTGCCGGATGCATTTAGTGGCTATGATTCCATAGGATGCGCATGGGCACCAGAAACGACCTATGACAAAGAGGAGGAGAAGCTCATGCTTTACTATACCATGCGTTGGGGGAATGGCCAAAACAAGATGTATTATTCCTATGTCAATGATGGATATGACAGCTTGCTGACACCACCTAAGCCGCTATTCGAATACCCCAAGGAAGTTTCCTTTATCGATGCGGACATTACCAAGGTGGGCGATCAGTATCACATGTTTTACACGCCCCATGATGGAATTCCCGGAATCAAGCAGGCCGTCTCCCATGCCATTAACAAAGATTATCAATATGATTCCACTTGGTACGATTCCGAGCCTGAGGCCAGTGAAGCCCCCAACGTTTGGAAACGCATTGGCGAGGAAAGGTGGGTGCTGATGTACGATATTTATGGGATCCAGCCGCATAACTTTGGCTTTCGGGAGACAAGTGACTTTATACACTTTGATGATTTGGGACATTTTAATGATGGCATAATGAAAGCCACAAACTTTTCCTCTCCCAAGCACGGTGCAGTGGTGCATCTCACCGGTCCAGAGGCAGAAAATTTAGCCGCACACTGGGGATTGGAAATGGATTTTGATTGA
- a CDS encoding glycoside hydrolase family 43 protein, protein MKHSLLTFCLLLGLFTLGFAQSGEVYLFSYFMGNGEDGLHLAYSKDGLHWKALNDNKSILTPTAGGDKLMRDPCIIRGGDGKFHMVWTVSWNEKGLGYASSEDLIHWSEQQFIPVMAHEEGARNTWAPEVFYDDKKDRYMLFWSTTIKGRYPETQDTLESAYNHRMYYTTTKDFKKFSKTKLFYEPCFNVIDGTIIPHDGEYVLFVKDETRTPPAKNIRVTKSRKLTKGYPVAGTPITGDYWAEGPTPLMVDGRCILYFDKYINHQMGAVASTDFENWEDISDEISFPAGTRHGTAFKVSQEEFKALKEAFEQ, encoded by the coding sequence ATGAAACATTCGCTTTTGACCTTTTGCTTGCTACTCGGACTTTTCACATTGGGTTTTGCCCAGAGCGGGGAGGTTTATCTGTTCTCCTATTTTATGGGGAATGGAGAAGACGGATTGCACTTGGCCTACAGCAAGGATGGCCTGCATTGGAAAGCCCTGAATGACAATAAAAGTATCCTCACACCCACTGCTGGGGGCGACAAATTGATGCGGGATCCCTGTATCATTCGTGGTGGAGACGGTAAATTCCACATGGTATGGACGGTCAGTTGGAACGAAAAAGGCCTGGGATATGCCTCCTCCGAAGACCTCATCCACTGGTCTGAGCAGCAGTTCATTCCGGTCATGGCCCATGAAGAAGGCGCTCGCAACACTTGGGCTCCGGAAGTGTTCTATGATGATAAAAAAGATCGTTATATGCTTTTTTGGTCCACTACTATCAAAGGACGCTACCCCGAAACCCAAGACACGCTGGAGAGTGCCTATAACCATAGGATGTACTATACGACGACCAAGGATTTTAAAAAATTCTCCAAGACCAAACTGTTTTACGAACCTTGCTTTAATGTCATCGACGGCACGATCATACCCCATGATGGAGAATATGTTCTTTTCGTAAAGGACGAGACCCGGACACCACCGGCCAAAAACATCCGGGTTACCAAAAGCCGAAAGCTCACCAAAGGCTATCCTGTCGCAGGGACTCCCATCACAGGTGACTATTGGGCGGAAGGCCCCACTCCGTTAATGGTGGATGGACGCTGTATCCTTTATTTTGATAAATACATCAATCACCAAATGGGGGCCGTAGCCTCTACCGATTTTGAAAATTGGGAAGACATTTCTGATGAAATCAGCTTTCCAGCCGGGACACGCCATGGGACGGCCTTTAAAGTTAGCCAAGAGGAATTTAAGGCGCTTAAAGAAGCCTTCGAACAATAA
- a CDS encoding glycoside hydrolase family 43 protein, whose translation MNIKTFSCAVALLTVAIPGYSQQAITEKTPITPGNPVITEKYTADPAAIVHEDTVFLYVGHDQAPPKKDFYEMHEWLIYSSTDMVNWEERAAVNVKETFDWAAGDAWAAEVIEKDGKFYWFVTVSHKEIHGKAIGIAVSDSPVGPWKDALGHALITNDMTTDTKISWDDIDPTVFIDDDGSAHLFWGNTICYYAKLKDNMLELDSEIQYIDLPNFTEAPWIHKKGDFYYLSYAYKFPEKTAYAMSESIDGPWKYQGILNEVAGNSNTNHQAIIEYKGKDYFIYHNGSIPTHGGSFRRSVCIDYLYYNPDGTIKKIIMTSEGIDPAE comes from the coding sequence ATGAACATCAAAACATTTTCATGTGCTGTAGCCCTTTTAACTGTAGCGATCCCTGGGTACTCCCAGCAAGCCATTACTGAAAAAACACCCATCACGCCAGGTAACCCCGTGATTACGGAAAAATACACGGCCGACCCTGCAGCCATTGTCCACGAAGACACCGTTTTCCTGTACGTAGGTCATGACCAAGCTCCTCCTAAAAAGGACTTTTATGAGATGCATGAATGGCTCATCTATTCCTCTACGGACATGGTCAACTGGGAAGAAAGAGCAGCCGTCAATGTCAAAGAGACCTTTGACTGGGCAGCAGGCGATGCCTGGGCAGCGGAGGTAATTGAAAAAGATGGTAAATTCTACTGGTTTGTCACCGTCAGCCACAAGGAAATCCACGGAAAAGCCATTGGCATAGCGGTTTCCGATAGTCCTGTAGGTCCGTGGAAAGACGCCCTTGGCCATGCCTTGATCACCAACGACATGACCACGGATACCAAAATCAGCTGGGACGATATTGACCCGACGGTCTTTATCGATGACGATGGCTCTGCCCACCTTTTTTGGGGCAATACCATTTGTTATTATGCCAAGTTAAAGGATAATATGCTCGAACTGGACAGCGAAATTCAGTACATCGATCTGCCTAACTTCACGGAGGCTCCTTGGATACACAAAAAAGGCGATTTCTATTACCTGTCATATGCCTATAAATTCCCTGAAAAGACTGCCTACGCCATGAGCGAAAGCATTGATGGGCCTTGGAAATACCAGGGAATTCTAAATGAAGTGGCCGGAAACAGCAACACCAACCACCAAGCCATCATCGAATACAAAGGCAAAGACTACTTCATCTACCACAATGGTAGCATCCCTACCCACGGTGGAAGTTTCAGGAGATCCGTCTGCATCGATTACCTTTATTACAACCCGGATGGTACCATCAAAAAAATCATCATGACTTCCGAAGGTATCGATCCTGCAGAATAA
- a CDS encoding NUDIX domain-containing protein: MHSIYPEPTVGAIIFNPRGEVLLCKSAKWNDQYVIPGGHIEKGEQMETALVREVKEETGLDVYDLQLVSVQESVNSDHFSEKRHFIFIDFTCRTDQYDVVLNDEADEYAWVKPSAILDYDLGGFCRYFFEEWLKEASDYKRGVFYGYVKK; this comes from the coding sequence ATGCATTCAATCTATCCAGAACCAACCGTAGGAGCGATCATTTTTAATCCAAGAGGCGAAGTATTGCTCTGCAAATCGGCTAAGTGGAATGACCAATACGTCATTCCCGGTGGGCATATCGAAAAAGGAGAGCAGATGGAAACGGCGCTGGTCAGGGAGGTGAAGGAAGAGACCGGACTGGATGTTTATGACCTACAGCTGGTGAGTGTTCAGGAAAGTGTAAACAGTGACCATTTTAGCGAAAAGCGGCATTTTATTTTTATTGATTTCACCTGCCGGACAGATCAATACGATGTGGTGCTCAATGATGAGGCCGATGAATACGCTTGGGTGAAGCCTTCTGCAATTTTGGATTATGACCTCGGCGGGTTTTGCAGGTATTTTTTTGAAGAATGGCTTAAGGAAGCTTCGGATTATAAACGAGGCGTGTTTTATGGGTATGTAAAAAAATAA
- a CDS encoding aldose epimerase family protein — translation MNLLKLNAIGAVVLAGALSFYACNPKSSEKSSEEAVAQPADTGLSISTATATVEGKEAQVYTLKNANGVEVDISNYGGVITRLVVPDKAGKLENVVLHYQDLEGYSTSTNYFGSTVGRYANRIAKGKFELDGEAYTLATNDGPNHLHGGDKGFNKVFWEAKTIESTDKVGLSLTYVSADGEEGYPGELTTIVTFGLDNDNNLSVDFEAVTDKSTIVNLTHHGYFNLSGLKETILGHELTLFADHYTPVDETLIPTGEVLAVEGTPFDFTTPHKIGERIDQVKGGYDHNYVVKAEADGKMTKMAELYHEASGRVMELYADSPAVQFYSGNFLDGSITVDGVTYDQYYGLCLEPQTFPNSPNEESFPSARLNPGETYKHSIKYHFDVK, via the coding sequence ATGAACCTATTAAAGTTGAATGCTATTGGTGCCGTTGTGCTTGCGGGTGCCCTATCTTTTTACGCTTGTAACCCAAAATCCTCTGAGAAGTCATCCGAGGAAGCTGTAGCGCAGCCTGCAGATACGGGCCTGAGTATTTCCACGGCCACTGCTACGGTAGAAGGCAAAGAAGCCCAGGTCTATACCTTGAAAAATGCCAATGGTGTGGAGGTGGATATCTCTAACTATGGAGGGGTAATCACCAGACTGGTGGTGCCGGATAAAGCAGGAAAGCTGGAAAATGTGGTGCTGCATTACCAAGATCTGGAAGGCTACAGCACCAGTACCAACTACTTTGGCTCCACTGTAGGCCGATATGCTAATCGTATAGCCAAAGGGAAATTTGAATTGGACGGTGAGGCTTATACCTTGGCCACCAATGATGGCCCTAACCACCTGCATGGCGGGGATAAAGGCTTCAACAAGGTTTTCTGGGAAGCCAAAACCATCGAAAGTACCGATAAAGTGGGCCTTTCCCTTACCTATGTTAGTGCTGATGGGGAAGAAGGCTATCCAGGTGAACTGACCACGATCGTTACCTTTGGTTTGGATAATGATAACAACCTGAGTGTGGATTTTGAAGCGGTGACGGACAAGTCCACCATCGTAAACCTTACCCATCACGGATACTTTAACCTCAGTGGATTGAAGGAAACTATTCTTGGCCATGAGCTGACACTGTTTGCAGATCATTACACCCCGGTGGATGAAACCCTGATTCCTACGGGAGAAGTTTTGGCGGTGGAAGGTACACCGTTTGATTTTACGACACCGCACAAGATCGGGGAGCGCATCGATCAGGTAAAAGGCGGCTATGACCATAACTATGTCGTAAAGGCTGAAGCCGATGGCAAGATGACCAAGATGGCGGAGCTATATCATGAAGCTTCGGGCCGAGTGATGGAGCTTTACGCTGATTCACCTGCGGTTCAGTTTTATTCTGGCAATTTCTTGGATGGTAGCATTACGGTCGATGGCGTTACGTATGACCAGTATTATGGCCTTTGCTTGGAGCCGCAGACCTTCCCGAATTCTCCCAATGAAGAGAGCTTTCCTTCGGCAAGGCTAAATCCCGGAGAGACCTACAAGCATTCCATCAAGTACCACTTTGACGTGAAGTGA
- a CDS encoding L-ribulose-5-phosphate 4-epimerase: MSKFLELKRECYEANMQLPALDLVVYTFGNVSAVDRKEGVFAIKPSGVAYEALTPEDIVICDFDAKIVEGEMRPSSDTKTHAYLYKEWENIGGIVHTHSLYGVSWAQAQMDVPIFGTTHADHLTKDIPCAPPMADELIEGDYEHMTGKQILDCFAEKGLDYEEVEMILVGSHGPFTWGKTAAKAVYNSKVLEEVAKMAYLTLQINPNAPRLKDALIKKHYERKHGKDAYYGQGC, encoded by the coding sequence ATGAGTAAATTTCTTGAACTAAAGCGGGAATGTTACGAAGCAAATATGCAGCTTCCAGCACTTGATTTGGTCGTGTACACTTTTGGCAATGTCAGTGCCGTAGATCGAAAAGAAGGTGTCTTTGCCATCAAGCCAAGTGGTGTGGCTTATGAGGCATTAACGCCGGAAGATATCGTGATTTGTGATTTTGATGCCAAGATCGTCGAGGGCGAGATGCGTCCTTCTTCTGACACCAAAACCCACGCTTATTTGTACAAAGAGTGGGAAAATATCGGGGGGATTGTCCATACCCATTCCCTTTATGGAGTTTCTTGGGCCCAGGCCCAAATGGACGTTCCGATTTTTGGGACGACCCATGCCGATCACCTGACCAAAGATATTCCTTGTGCACCGCCGATGGCCGATGAACTGATCGAAGGCGATTATGAACACATGACCGGTAAGCAGATTTTGGATTGCTTTGCGGAGAAAGGCCTTGATTACGAAGAGGTAGAGATGATCTTGGTGGGTAGTCACGGACCATTCACTTGGGGGAAAACTGCGGCCAAGGCAGTTTATAATAGCAAAGTCTTGGAGGAAGTAGCAAAAATGGCTTATCTTACCCTTCAAATTAACCCCAATGCTCCCCGTCTAAAAGATGCATTGATCAAAAAGCACTATGAGCGGAAGCATGGGAAAGACGCTTACTATGGGCAAGGTTGCTAA